A single Paenibacillus sp. FSL R5-0517 DNA region contains:
- the tkt gene encoding transketolase: MTDKNEAIQKDENTTIDNLSITTVRTLAIDAIEKANSGHPGMPMGSAPMGYQLFAKTMTHNPDHPTWVNRDRFVLSAGHGSMLLYSLLHLSGYDLPMEELKQFRQWGSKTPGHPEFGHTAGVDATTGPLGQGIAMAVGMAMAEAQLGATYNKDKFNVVDHYTYAICGDGDLMEGVSHESASLAGRLHLGKLIMLFDSNDITLDGKLDLSSSESIAKRFEAYGWQVLRVEDGNDLPAIEKAIQEGQADTLRPTLIEVKTVIGYGSPNKQGKGGHGGTHGSPLGADEAKLTKEYYKWVYEENFHVPAEVRDHFAQVKDRGISANKAWDEKFAEYKKAYPELAAQFETAINGDLPEGWDRDLPKYAATDKALSTRVASGNALNGLAHNVPQLTGGSADLESSTMTHLNNLENFTPEDYSGRNIYFGIREFGMAGAMNGMALHSGVKVFGGTFFVFTDYLRPAVRLAALMGLPVTYVLTHDSIAVGEDGPTHEPIEQLASLRIIPNLTVIRPADGNETSAAWAYALENKSNPVALVLTRQNLPILEGTVEGSRENVKRGAYVVSDAKDGKPVAQIIATGSEVQLAVKAQAALAEQGIQVRVISMPSWDLFEKQDKAYRESVLLPDVKARLAIEMAYPMGWEKYVGDQGDILGISTFGASAPGDRVIQEYGFTVDNVVSRVKALL, from the coding sequence ATGACTGACAAGAACGAAGCGATTCAAAAGGATGAAAATACTACAATCGACAACCTGTCGATTACGACCGTACGTACTTTGGCGATTGATGCAATTGAGAAGGCAAATTCCGGACATCCGGGTATGCCTATGGGCTCCGCTCCAATGGGGTACCAACTTTTTGCAAAAACGATGACTCATAACCCGGACCACCCAACTTGGGTTAACCGGGACCGTTTTGTCCTGTCTGCAGGACACGGCTCCATGTTGCTGTACAGCTTGCTGCACCTGAGCGGATACGATCTTCCAATGGAAGAACTGAAACAGTTCCGTCAATGGGGAAGCAAAACACCGGGTCACCCGGAATTCGGACATACTGCAGGTGTTGATGCAACTACAGGCCCACTGGGTCAAGGTATTGCAATGGCTGTAGGTATGGCGATGGCTGAAGCTCAACTGGGCGCAACTTACAATAAAGATAAGTTCAACGTCGTTGACCACTACACTTACGCAATCTGTGGTGATGGTGACTTGATGGAAGGCGTATCGCATGAATCAGCTTCCCTGGCTGGACGTTTGCACCTGGGCAAATTGATCATGTTGTTCGACTCCAATGACATCACACTCGATGGTAAATTGGATCTGTCTTCTTCCGAAAGTATCGCGAAGCGTTTTGAAGCTTATGGCTGGCAAGTGCTGCGCGTAGAAGATGGTAACGATCTGCCTGCAATCGAAAAAGCAATTCAGGAAGGTCAAGCAGATACACTGCGTCCTACACTGATCGAAGTTAAAACGGTTATTGGTTATGGTAGCCCGAACAAACAAGGTAAAGGCGGCCACGGCGGTACTCACGGATCTCCACTGGGTGCAGACGAAGCCAAATTGACTAAAGAGTATTACAAATGGGTTTATGAAGAAAACTTCCACGTACCAGCTGAAGTTCGCGATCACTTTGCACAAGTGAAAGATCGTGGTATCTCTGCTAATAAAGCTTGGGACGAGAAATTTGCCGAGTACAAAAAAGCATACCCTGAGCTGGCAGCTCAATTCGAAACAGCGATTAACGGCGACCTTCCAGAAGGATGGGACCGTGATCTTCCTAAATATGCAGCAACAGACAAAGCGCTCTCCACTCGTGTAGCATCCGGTAACGCTCTGAACGGTCTGGCACATAACGTGCCACAACTGACAGGTGGATCTGCTGACTTGGAAAGCTCCACAATGACTCACTTGAACAACCTGGAGAACTTCACACCTGAAGATTACTCCGGCCGTAACATCTACTTCGGTATCCGGGAATTCGGTATGGCTGGAGCAATGAACGGTATGGCACTGCACAGTGGTGTGAAAGTATTCGGAGGTACGTTCTTCGTATTTACCGATTACCTTCGTCCGGCTGTTCGTCTGGCTGCCCTGATGGGATTGCCTGTAACGTATGTTCTGACTCACGACAGTATCGCTGTTGGTGAAGACGGTCCTACGCACGAACCGATCGAGCAACTGGCATCCCTGCGTATCATCCCTAACCTGACGGTTATTCGTCCGGCTGACGGTAATGAAACTTCGGCTGCTTGGGCTTACGCGCTTGAGAACAAGAGCAATCCGGTTGCACTCGTACTCACTCGTCAAAACCTGCCGATCCTCGAAGGTACCGTTGAAGGTTCACGTGAGAACGTGAAACGTGGTGCTTATGTTGTGTCTGATGCAAAAGATGGCAAACCGGTAGCACAAATCATCGCTACAGGTTCTGAAGTGCAATTGGCTGTTAAAGCTCAAGCAGCACTTGCAGAACAAGGCATTCAAGTTCGCGTAATCAGCATGCCAAGCTGGGATCTGTTCGAGAAACAGGACAAAGCTTACAGAGAGTCAGTTCTTCTTCCGGATGTTAAAGCTCGTCTTGCAATTGAAATGGCTTATCCAATGGGCTGGGAGAAATATGTTGGAGATCAAGGTGACATTCTCGGAATCAGCACATTCGGTGCTTCCGCGCCTGGCGACCGTGTTATCCAAGAGTATGGCTTTACAGTGGACAACGTGGTTAGCCGCGTAAAAGCATTGCTGTAA
- a CDS encoding DUF2621 domain-containing protein — protein MIFDSYTMILTSSSPSNWFMNTIAFWTFLLLGSMCIGGFFMMRKFLKVLPKADGKSKLDWQNYWVETSRHLWTDEAKAFLDQLVEPVPGPFRDIAKHSIAAEIGKIAVEDNAPEVSRDHCIKGYIIATPKRDNKFLVKFLEKNKIDYSPYQHLIK, from the coding sequence ATGATTTTCGACTCCTACACGATGATACTGACCAGCAGTTCCCCCAGCAACTGGTTTATGAATACGATCGCATTCTGGACTTTTTTATTGCTTGGCAGCATGTGTATCGGTGGATTTTTCATGATGCGCAAGTTTTTGAAAGTGCTACCCAAAGCAGACGGAAAGTCCAAACTGGATTGGCAAAATTATTGGGTGGAAACCAGCCGTCATTTATGGACGGATGAAGCCAAAGCTTTTTTGGATCAGCTCGTTGAACCTGTACCTGGGCCATTTCGTGACATCGCCAAACATTCCATTGCTGCAGAGATCGGTAAAATTGCAGTTGAAGACAACGCCCCGGAAGTATCGAGAGATCATTGTATCAAAGGATACATTATTGCCACCCCGAAGCGGGATAATAAGTTTTTGGTAAAATTCTTGGAGAAAAACAAAATCGATTATTCCCCTTATCAACATTTGATTAAATAA
- a CDS encoding deoxyribonuclease IV, with amino-acid sequence MLKIGSHVSFSDKGLLSATKEASSYGSSSFMIYTGAPQNTRRKPIESMYIEEGKLAMQEGGMEDIVVHAPYIINLGSYKDNTYRLAVDFLQEEIRRTHAIGVKNIVLHPGAFTDKDAHYGIGRIAEGLNEVLEGVKETDVNIALETMAGKGTEMGRSFEEIAQIIEKVTYNERLTVCMDTCHIHDAGYDIVNDFDGVLEQFDRTVGLDRIAVMHINDSKNAVGAHKDRHTPIGSGWIGFEAINRIVNHEKLQGRPFILETPWIGKEAKTQRPMYEVEIALLRGDVAGRFGQEFLTEVEQLQHFFKGKEIESRSYILDVWTLLKNDAKAKKADPREPLERLYDMVTEAALFPHLNEEQLNHRLIAWLAG; translated from the coding sequence ATGCTGAAAATCGGCTCCCACGTGTCCTTTTCGGACAAGGGATTATTGAGTGCAACGAAGGAAGCGTCCTCGTACGGTTCCAGTTCGTTTATGATATATACGGGTGCACCACAGAATACACGTCGCAAGCCAATTGAATCCATGTATATTGAAGAAGGTAAGCTAGCCATGCAAGAGGGTGGAATGGAAGATATCGTTGTCCATGCACCGTACATTATCAATCTTGGCTCATACAAAGACAACACGTATAGACTCGCTGTAGATTTCCTACAGGAAGAGATCCGTCGTACTCATGCCATTGGTGTCAAAAACATCGTATTACATCCCGGCGCTTTTACAGATAAAGATGCCCATTATGGGATCGGACGGATCGCAGAAGGGTTGAATGAAGTGCTGGAAGGTGTGAAAGAGACAGATGTGAACATCGCTCTGGAAACCATGGCTGGCAAAGGTACGGAGATGGGTCGCAGTTTTGAAGAGATCGCCCAGATTATCGAGAAAGTAACGTATAACGAGCGCCTGACAGTGTGTATGGATACGTGCCATATTCATGATGCCGGATACGATATCGTTAACGATTTTGACGGTGTATTGGAACAATTCGATCGCACGGTAGGACTTGACCGCATTGCCGTAATGCATATTAATGATAGTAAGAATGCTGTGGGTGCACACAAGGACCGTCATACTCCAATTGGCTCCGGCTGGATTGGGTTTGAAGCGATTAACCGCATTGTTAACCATGAGAAGCTTCAAGGACGTCCATTTATTCTGGAGACACCTTGGATTGGCAAAGAGGCCAAAACACAGCGCCCAATGTATGAGGTGGAGATTGCGTTGCTTCGTGGGGATGTTGCCGGTCGATTCGGCCAGGAATTCCTGACAGAAGTAGAACAATTGCAACACTTTTTCAAAGGTAAAGAGATTGAGTCCCGTTCGTATATTCTGGATGTGTGGACGCTGCTCAAAAATGATGCTAAAGCCAAAAAGGCAGACCCGCGTGAACCGCTGGAACGCCTCTATGACATGGTGACTGAAGCTGCGTTGTTCCCACATTTGAATGAAGAACAACTGAATCATCGCTTGATTGCATGGCTTGCGGGTTAA
- a CDS encoding TIGR01777 family oxidoreductase, giving the protein MKIAICGGTGFVGGALVDYWLQAGHHVKVITRKLPDLHNPSKNLTYISWEQVEEQPHLLEGMDALVNLAGETLNQHWTTKAKLEIVESRVTTVARVARLVETLEQKPEVVVQASAMAIYGTSPNETFDESSPQKSMNFPSRVSEQWEVAADAIKNVRLVKIRVSLVLGHKKGAFPLMKLPYMLGFGGKIGSGRQWTSWIHIMDIVRLIDFSIQNKQVAGPVNASSPNPVTNDEFGRTVGKVYHRPHWFPVPGFLIKTLVGELSVVLLQGQRVIPQKALDHGFQFTFPTLTQALEDLKHRGLSD; this is encoded by the coding sequence ATGAAAATTGCCATTTGTGGAGGTACCGGATTTGTGGGAGGAGCACTTGTAGATTACTGGCTGCAAGCCGGGCACCATGTGAAAGTTATTACACGAAAACTGCCTGACCTGCATAATCCAAGTAAAAATCTTACATATATATCATGGGAGCAAGTCGAAGAACAGCCTCACTTGCTTGAAGGTATGGACGCTCTCGTTAACCTTGCTGGAGAAACGCTGAATCAACACTGGACAACCAAGGCAAAGCTGGAGATTGTTGAATCCCGAGTAACGACCGTAGCGCGGGTAGCCCGATTGGTAGAAACCCTGGAGCAAAAGCCGGAAGTGGTCGTTCAAGCTTCTGCCATGGCCATCTATGGAACCTCACCGAACGAAACCTTTGATGAAAGCAGTCCGCAAAAATCCATGAATTTCCCATCCCGGGTCTCGGAACAGTGGGAAGTTGCTGCAGATGCAATCAAAAATGTAAGACTCGTTAAAATCCGGGTGAGTCTGGTTCTCGGTCATAAAAAAGGTGCTTTTCCATTGATGAAACTTCCTTATATGCTGGGTTTTGGCGGCAAAATCGGCAGTGGCAGACAGTGGACCAGCTGGATTCACATTATGGATATCGTAAGACTCATTGATTTTAGCATTCAAAATAAACAAGTGGCAGGTCCGGTCAATGCTTCCTCCCCGAACCCTGTCACCAATGATGAATTCGGTCGCACGGTGGGCAAGGTATATCATCGCCCTCACTGGTTCCCCGTACCCGGTTTCTTAATTAAAACCTTAGTTGGTGAACTATCCGTTGTTTTGCTTCAAGGGCAGAGAGTCATTCCGCAAAAAGCACTCGACCACGGATTCCAATTCACCTTCCCTACGTTAACTCAAGCGCTGGAAGACTTGAAACATCGTGGATTATCTGATTAA
- a CDS encoding pyrimidine/purine nucleoside phosphorylase, whose amino-acid sequence MSQFDQVSVVKEANIYYEGQVTSRTVILGDGSKVTLGIMLPGSYEFGTDSREIMEILSGDLKVLLPGEEEWQEIQGQATFHVPAESKFKLEIRSVTDYVCSYPAE is encoded by the coding sequence ATGTCACAATTCGATCAAGTCAGTGTAGTGAAAGAGGCCAACATTTATTATGAAGGTCAGGTAACCAGCAGAACGGTTATTTTGGGGGATGGCAGCAAAGTGACTCTGGGCATCATGCTTCCAGGCAGTTATGAATTCGGTACGGATTCCCGTGAAATTATGGAGATTCTGTCCGGAGATCTGAAAGTATTGCTTCCCGGAGAAGAAGAGTGGCAAGAGATTCAAGGCCAAGCTACGTTCCACGTGCCTGCCGAATCCAAATTTAAACTGGAGATACGCAGCGTTACTGACTACGTCTGCTCGTACCCGGCGGAATAA
- a CDS encoding pilus assembly protein — MDKQQHYEKENAQLQIRLTRIIRLQRLKSLNNHICSPKKEQGSMVLEASLVLPVFLFFIMFLIFIVQMTLISTALQSTAGEAVKQLSTKIYPVSLAFTPSDSAGGEGSGGGWKIPELSLTEWAEGYASSLPEPLSDWVRSAAASGEQPLQEIKTSVLETVLDPTVKPLLQPFIEPTLLNMERVHVNGVSIPDLKNKTNPYFRLELSYELPVKVPFLSKPLRIQAAAAERVWIGDTGEGADGSAGSGDTAGSATVLSKPDPAYIGNNATIKVKVEPGASANLTIFYKSGESSAKHIGWATADENGIIEWTWFVGTRTTEGTWSFVVETGDGTKTETTFNVASRK, encoded by the coding sequence GCAACATTATGAAAAAGAAAACGCACAATTACAGATTCGTTTAACCAGAATAATCAGATTGCAACGTTTGAAGTCTCTGAATAATCACATATGTTCTCCGAAAAAGGAACAGGGCAGCATGGTTCTGGAAGCCTCACTGGTGTTGCCTGTCTTTCTGTTCTTTATCATGTTTCTCATCTTCATTGTGCAAATGACTTTAATCTCCACAGCGTTACAGAGCACAGCAGGGGAAGCGGTGAAGCAGTTATCAACGAAAATATATCCTGTTTCCCTTGCATTCACACCTTCTGATTCTGCCGGTGGTGAAGGCTCTGGAGGAGGGTGGAAGATACCGGAGTTGTCTCTGACGGAATGGGCAGAAGGTTATGCTTCTTCTCTGCCCGAGCCATTAAGTGATTGGGTACGTTCAGCAGCGGCCAGTGGTGAACAACCACTACAGGAGATTAAGACATCCGTCTTGGAAACCGTGCTTGATCCCACGGTAAAACCACTGCTTCAACCCTTTATCGAGCCAACTCTACTGAATATGGAACGGGTTCATGTGAATGGGGTTTCCATACCTGATCTCAAAAACAAAACTAATCCATATTTCCGACTGGAACTGAGTTATGAATTGCCGGTAAAAGTCCCCTTTCTCAGTAAACCGCTTCGGATTCAGGCTGCTGCGGCAGAACGGGTATGGATCGGAGATACCGGAGAAGGGGCAGATGGTAGCGCAGGGAGCGGGGATACTGCCGGTTCAGCAACGGTATTGTCTAAGCCTGACCCGGCTTACATAGGCAACAATGCAACGATCAAGGTGAAGGTAGAACCAGGAGCGAGCGCGAATTTAACGATATTTTACAAGTCAGGTGAAAGTTCTGCGAAGCACATCGGATGGGCCACCGCAGATGAGAATGGAATAATTGAATGGACCTGGTTTGTTGGCACTCGGACAACAGAAGGAACATGGAGTTTTGTTGTCGAGACAGGAGACGGTACCAAGACGGAGACTACGTTTAACGTGGCCTCCAGAAAATAA
- a CDS encoding glucose-6-phosphate isomerase has protein sequence MAKKVTFDYSTALQFVNQHEVDYFAEPIRLAHEQLHNGTGTGSDYLGWIDLPTAYDKEEFARIQKAAAKIQSDSEVLIVIGIGGSYLGARAAIEMLTHSFYNNLPKDKRKTPEIYFAGNNISSTYVTHLLDLVEGKDFSVNVISKSGTTTEPAIAFRIFRAALEEKYGKEEARKRIYATTDKARGALKELANAEGYESFIIPDDVGGRYSVLTAVGLLPIAAAGISIEEMMQGAADASKEYSNPNVAENEAYQYAAVRNALYRKGKGTEILVNYEPSLHFVSEWWKQLFGESEGKDYKGIYPASVDFSTDLHSMGQFIQEGSRNIFETVIQVTEVAEHISIKSDPDDLDGLNFLEGKTMDFVNKKAFQGTLLAHTDGQVPNLIVNIPDMTPYSFGYLVYFFEKACGISGYLLGVNPFDQPGVEAYKKNMFALLGKPGFEEEKAALEARLSE, from the coding sequence ATGGCAAAAAAAGTGACATTTGACTATAGCACAGCATTGCAATTTGTAAATCAGCACGAAGTGGATTATTTCGCAGAACCAATTCGTTTGGCTCATGAGCAGCTCCACAACGGAACAGGAACAGGGTCCGACTATCTGGGCTGGATTGACCTGCCAACGGCTTATGACAAAGAAGAGTTCGCCCGCATTCAAAAAGCAGCTGCCAAAATCCAAAGCGACTCCGAAGTACTGATCGTTATCGGTATTGGTGGATCTTACCTGGGTGCACGTGCAGCGATTGAAATGCTGACACACTCTTTCTATAACAACCTGCCAAAAGATAAACGCAAAACGCCTGAAATCTATTTTGCAGGAAACAATATCAGTTCCACATATGTAACTCACTTGCTGGATCTGGTTGAAGGCAAAGATTTCTCCGTAAATGTTATCTCCAAATCAGGTACAACAACAGAACCGGCAATCGCTTTCCGTATCTTCCGTGCAGCATTGGAAGAGAAATACGGTAAGGAAGAAGCACGCAAACGCATCTATGCAACGACAGACAAAGCGCGCGGTGCATTGAAAGAACTGGCGAATGCTGAAGGGTATGAATCTTTCATTATTCCGGACGATGTAGGTGGACGTTACTCCGTTCTGACAGCTGTAGGTTTGCTGCCTATCGCAGCAGCGGGTATCAGCATCGAAGAAATGATGCAAGGTGCGGCTGACGCATCCAAGGAATACAGCAACCCGAACGTAGCAGAGAACGAAGCATATCAATATGCAGCTGTTCGTAATGCATTGTATCGTAAAGGAAAAGGCACAGAGATTCTCGTAAACTATGAGCCATCCCTGCACTTCGTGTCCGAGTGGTGGAAACAGTTATTCGGAGAGAGTGAAGGTAAAGACTACAAAGGGATCTACCCAGCATCTGTTGACTTCTCTACAGACTTGCACTCCATGGGTCAATTCATCCAGGAAGGTAGCCGGAATATCTTCGAAACCGTGATTCAGGTTACTGAAGTTGCAGAACATATCTCGATCAAATCCGATCCGGATGACTTGGATGGTCTGAACTTCCTTGAAGGTAAAACGATGGACTTTGTTAACAAAAAAGCGTTCCAGGGAACACTGCTTGCACATACAGATGGTCAAGTACCAAATCTGATTGTGAACATTCCAGATATGACTCCATATTCTTTCGGATATCTGGTATACTTCTTTGAAAAAGCATGCGGCATCAGTGGCTACCTGCTGGGTGTCAATCCATTTGACCAACCGGGCGTGGAAGCGTACAAGAAAAATATGTTTGCATTGCTGGGCAAACCAGGCTTTGAAGAAGAGAAAGCAGCGCTTGAAGCGAGACTTTCCGAATAA
- a CDS encoding prepilin peptidase, whose protein sequence is MEWFYIACGIYIIAAFITDIRSMKIPNRLTLPVTVAGVLAHIIWGGWDGFLFSAAGFAAGFGILFLMYVIGAVGAGDVKLFGAIGAWTGFAFGIHVIIYSVLYAGAIGLVILLFRKDSAKRIRGMAGNLAGFFMLGSLKLLDTEKTLKFPFMLAVLPGFITVLISGLFP, encoded by the coding sequence GTGGAGTGGTTCTACATTGCCTGTGGCATATACATTATTGCAGCTTTTATTACTGACATACGATCCATGAAAATTCCAAATCGATTAACTTTACCCGTGACTGTTGCAGGTGTACTGGCCCATATCATATGGGGAGGTTGGGATGGGTTCTTATTCTCGGCTGCTGGATTTGCAGCAGGTTTTGGTATTTTGTTTCTGATGTATGTCATTGGCGCAGTAGGGGCAGGAGATGTGAAATTGTTTGGTGCGATTGGCGCATGGACGGGTTTTGCTTTTGGCATTCATGTAATTATTTACTCTGTTTTGTATGCAGGAGCTATTGGTTTAGTGATACTTCTATTCCGCAAGGACTCAGCGAAACGAATTCGTGGCATGGCAGGCAATCTTGCCGGTTTTTTCATGCTTGGTTCCCTCAAGCTGCTGGACACAGAGAAGACATTAAAGTTTCCGTTTATGCTGGCCGTATTGCCTGGATTTATCACGGTGCTTATTTCAGGACTTTTCCCTTGA
- a CDS encoding DUF6382 domain-containing protein, translating into MYGLTRDFIRNGGAFMVLEKEDGLRMEELSRVQMGMLSSNQIPRLLPVHIREVDRNVTLQYDISGYKMLSQMLKSSKIKLRVLYGLLFQLADAFTECRQYMLEPRKLLIQEEYLFINGSFEQGELGIVYVPIMDTVEVDPTPQQFRELVITLMAHVQELQGEGIQRVLQFCDNERWDIRQLRELLLELYADEQENGGSAAFLSSRTSEKVNDLRGNFHSSITGRDNRQFTSYSLPDQPGAPVQKVAVEPVLNFRQTQKTSESEVEDFPMRSRTFSGRRSPGQSSLESTNSMDKRRSNPHNSNSLEPVDMEVEEKPATSKITYVILGCMVAMALVWRFIYMEQPGQTQMILCMVLSLGLLGLAGWTWKRKGITHNEPENKRSFSFNLGKNKGKQTEDEEEPFQESWRWNTAERPVERINQTIASASEGGSEHSHYQSLHMTPGHSDPSFVQRHVESVASTSELIRQDAVAEATVNLQNLAKGNFNGEGPVKASYYLERRSGISDQHERMDVQGASFVIGRSADMVQWVDTATGVSRAHVELSRNKSGYVIKDLGSVNGTILQGNILAPYKEYPLADGDTFTLAESVYIYRSVG; encoded by the coding sequence ATGTATGGATTAACGAGAGATTTTATTCGTAACGGCGGAGCGTTTATGGTTTTGGAGAAAGAGGACGGATTACGAATGGAGGAATTGAGCCGGGTACAGATGGGCATGCTGTCCTCCAATCAGATTCCGCGACTTCTTCCTGTTCATATTCGGGAAGTGGACCGAAATGTAACTTTGCAGTACGACATATCGGGGTACAAGATGTTATCCCAGATGTTAAAGTCAAGTAAAATCAAATTGCGTGTTCTGTACGGTCTGTTGTTCCAATTAGCCGATGCCTTCACGGAATGCCGACAGTATATGCTGGAGCCTCGTAAATTATTGATCCAGGAAGAATACTTGTTCATCAACGGTTCATTCGAACAGGGTGAGCTTGGCATAGTCTATGTACCAATCATGGATACGGTTGAAGTTGATCCAACGCCTCAGCAATTCCGTGAGCTGGTAATCACACTGATGGCCCATGTACAGGAATTGCAGGGTGAAGGAATCCAGCGTGTTCTACAGTTTTGTGACAATGAACGCTGGGATATCAGACAGTTGCGAGAGCTCTTGCTGGAATTGTACGCGGACGAGCAAGAGAATGGAGGAAGTGCAGCATTTCTCTCGTCCAGAACATCGGAAAAGGTCAATGATCTACGAGGTAATTTTCATTCGTCAATTACTGGGCGGGATAACAGGCAATTCACTAGTTATTCTCTTCCAGATCAACCTGGTGCGCCTGTTCAAAAGGTTGCTGTGGAGCCCGTGCTAAATTTCCGTCAGACACAGAAAACGAGTGAATCCGAGGTTGAAGACTTTCCGATGAGATCTCGGACCTTTTCAGGCAGGCGCTCACCTGGACAATCTTCATTGGAGAGTACAAACAGCATGGATAAGAGACGAAGTAACCCGCATAATTCTAATTCGCTAGAGCCCGTTGATATGGAAGTAGAGGAAAAGCCTGCAACCTCCAAAATAACCTATGTCATATTGGGCTGCATGGTAGCCATGGCATTGGTATGGAGATTCATATACATGGAGCAACCGGGACAGACGCAGATGATCCTGTGCATGGTACTGAGCCTTGGTTTGCTTGGTTTAGCAGGATGGACTTGGAAGCGTAAGGGAATCACTCATAATGAACCAGAAAATAAGCGGTCTTTTTCATTCAATTTAGGTAAGAACAAAGGGAAGCAAACGGAAGATGAGGAGGAACCGTTTCAGGAGAGTTGGCGCTGGAATACAGCTGAAAGGCCGGTGGAACGCATAAACCAAACGATTGCATCCGCGTCAGAAGGTGGTAGTGAGCATTCCCATTATCAAAGCCTGCATATGACACCTGGACACTCTGATCCATCGTTCGTTCAGCGCCATGTGGAATCGGTAGCTTCAACTTCAGAGCTAATTCGACAGGATGCAGTTGCGGAGGCAACCGTGAATTTGCAGAATCTGGCCAAAGGTAACTTTAATGGGGAAGGGCCGGTGAAGGCGTCTTATTATCTTGAACGAAGATCGGGAATCAGTGACCAACATGAACGGATGGATGTGCAAGGAGCATCTTTTGTCATCGGAAGATCAGCCGACATGGTTCAGTGGGTCGATACAGCGACCGGTGTGTCCCGTGCTCATGTGGAATTGAGCCGGAACAAATCGGGCTATGTCATTAAGGATCTGGGTTCAGTGAATGGAACTATTCTTCAGGGTAATATTCTTGCTCCTTATAAGGAGTACCCCTTGGCGGATGGAGATACATTTACACTGGCGGAGTCTGTCTACATTTATCGGTCGGTTGGATAA
- the purU gene encoding formyltetrahydrofolate deformylase — protein MEIHAKQVRPDSKNRADRARMLISCPDGPGIVAAVSHFLHQHGANIVQSDQYTMDPAGGMFFMRIEFDLPQLLVNLPKLEADFAEVASRFQMEWTLSAVSRKKKLAIFVSKEDHCLVELLWQWQAGDLDADIALVVSNHLDMKEYVESFGIPYHHIPVTADTKKEAEQRQLDVIGNDVDVIILARYMQIISPMFIEHYRNRIINIHHSFLPAFVGGKPYAQAYNRGVKIIGATAHYVTEELDGGPIIEQDVQRVSHGDDVTELKRIGRTIERVVLARAVKWHVEDRVLVHENKTVVF, from the coding sequence ATGGAGATCCACGCTAAACAAGTACGCCCTGATTCTAAAAACCGCGCCGATCGTGCGCGCATGCTCATTTCCTGTCCGGATGGTCCAGGAATTGTAGCTGCGGTATCTCATTTCCTGCATCAGCATGGAGCAAATATTGTTCAGTCGGACCAGTACACCATGGACCCTGCTGGCGGCATGTTCTTTATGCGAATTGAGTTTGATCTTCCGCAATTGTTGGTAAATTTGCCGAAACTGGAAGCAGACTTTGCAGAAGTGGCAAGCCGTTTTCAAATGGAATGGACGCTATCAGCGGTTAGCCGCAAGAAGAAATTAGCTATCTTTGTATCCAAAGAAGATCATTGTCTGGTGGAATTGTTGTGGCAATGGCAGGCAGGCGATCTGGATGCAGATATTGCGCTTGTGGTCAGCAACCATCTGGACATGAAAGAATATGTAGAATCATTCGGCATTCCATATCATCATATTCCGGTTACAGCAGATACCAAGAAAGAAGCGGAACAGCGTCAACTGGACGTGATCGGCAACGATGTGGATGTGATCATTCTGGCTCGTTACATGCAGATTATCTCTCCAATGTTCATTGAGCACTATCGCAATCGAATCATTAATATCCATCATTCATTCCTGCCCGCCTTTGTGGGTGGTAAACCGTATGCACAAGCGTATAACCGTGGTGTCAAAATCATCGGTGCGACAGCGCATTATGTTACGGAAGAACTGGATGGCGGCCCGATTATTGAACAAGACGTGCAACGTGTAAGCCACGGGGATGATGTCACCGAACTGAAGCGTATTGGACGTACCATTGAGCGTGTTGTGCTTGCACGTGCCGTGAAATGGCATGTTGAAGACCGGGTTCTCGTTCATGAAAATAAGACGGTTGTATTTTAA